Proteins encoded by one window of Mycoplasma capricolum subsp. capricolum ATCC 27343:
- a CDS encoding ParA family protein produces MKEQINLISFGGLKGGVGKTTLNLNIAGALALQGKRILVMDFDPQGSITQTLRQSVQQTKDIQGTERWLLDDMNKDKLQKTILKSFIENIDFVPSTPILERQNRQLVLEPNREKRLITNMIKIGENQNLLTSYDHIIIDTNPAFDTIAENVYMACAFRGGVIQVINDDPYSLTGAIKNLKVWEKRYMNDEFVHIPNTLKGIVINKTKNNSLSKQIVLTLNSDDFPYRDLVLSTTIIENNSIKKSIFQHKNKKGKISINFACQDKRLNSWTKPKWIKENTKLDNLIKNGNPINNLILELKDKEILI; encoded by the coding sequence ATGAAAGAACAAATTAATTTAATTAGCTTTGGTGGACTTAAAGGTGGGGTTGGAAAAACTACACTTAACTTAAACATAGCAGGAGCTTTAGCGTTACAAGGAAAAAGAATTCTTGTTATGGATTTTGATCCACAAGGCTCAATTACTCAAACTTTGAGACAATCAGTTCAACAAACAAAAGATATTCAAGGAACTGAAAGGTGATTACTAGATGATATGAATAAAGATAAGCTTCAAAAGACTATTTTAAAAAGTTTTATAGAAAACATAGATTTTGTTCCATCAACTCCTATTTTAGAACGACAAAATAGACAACTTGTTTTAGAACCAAATAGAGAAAAAAGATTAATAACTAATATGATTAAAATAGGTGAAAATCAAAATCTTTTAACCAGTTATGATCATATTATTATTGATACAAATCCTGCATTTGATACAATAGCTGAAAATGTTTATATGGCTTGTGCTTTTAGGGGTGGAGTTATTCAAGTTATTAATGATGATCCTTATTCATTAACTGGAGCTATTAAAAATTTAAAAGTATGAGAAAAAAGATATATGAATGATGAATTTGTTCATATTCCTAATACTTTGAAAGGAATAGTTATTAATAAAACTAAAAATAATAGCTTATCAAAACAAATAGTCTTAACACTAAATAGTGATGATTTTCCTTATAGAGATCTTGTTTTAAGTACTACTATTATTGAAAACAATTCAATTAAAAAGTCAATTTTTCAACACAAGAATAAAAAAGGAAAAATTAGTATAAATTTTGCTTGTCAAGATAAACGTTTAAATAGTTGAACAAAACCTAAGTGAATTAAAGAAAATACTAAACTAGATAATTTAATTAAGAATGGAAATCCAATAAATAATTTAATTCTAGAGTTGAAAGATAAAGAAATACTAATATAA
- a CDS encoding Mbov_0400 family ICE element protein codes for MSNIQIGKVYKKRYKEFSFPIAKNKTGNLIDQHGHNRPYIIFFSDEKVFYLSAKTITSLNRKATINDKTNIIFEKDLYGNDRKIAVNCSVINVMDRELFESLYIKDSSFNDFQTDIKHYNKIMKKLFDVFDEIKYFEIDYIENNEPHWKTRNEAIKNKKECEMVIKGYHYLIRDNKISPEIILDKPEHFLEVTKEYFNILKIPPTDEAYDYVWNYKSIDWDDSSNVKKITQQAYDLVQKEQLEKEKQLKEKQAQQQIKKQEETDTNNHNHKFKMK; via the coding sequence ATGAGTAATATACAAATAGGAAAAGTGTATAAAAAAAGATATAAAGAATTTAGTTTTCCAATAGCTAAAAATAAAACTGGTAATTTGATAGATCAGCATGGTCATAATAGACCATACATTATATTTTTTAGTGATGAAAAAGTTTTTTATTTGTCAGCTAAAACTATAACTTCATTAAATAGAAAAGCAACTATAAATGATAAGACTAACATTATTTTTGAAAAAGATTTGTATGGAAATGATAGAAAAATTGCAGTTAATTGTTCTGTTATAAATGTAATGGATAGGGAATTATTTGAATCACTTTATATAAAAGATAGTAGTTTTAATGATTTTCAAACAGATATTAAACACTATAATAAAATAATGAAAAAGCTATTTGATGTATTTGATGAAATAAAATATTTTGAAATTGATTATATAGAAAATAATGAACCTCATTGAAAAACAAGAAATGAAGCTATAAAAAATAAAAAAGAGTGTGAAATGGTAATTAAGGGATATCATTATCTTATAAGAGATAATAAAATATCTCCCGAAATAATATTAGATAAGCCTGAGCATTTTCTTGAAGTTACTAAAGAATATTTTAATATATTAAAAATTCCACCTACTGATGAAGCTTATGATTATGTCTGAAATTATAAATCTATTGATTGAGATGATTCATCTAATGTAAAAAAAATTACACAACAAGCCTATGACCTAGTACAAAAAGAACAACTAGAAAAAGAAAAGCAATTAAAAGAAAAACAAGCTCAACAACAAATAAAAAAACAAGAAGAAACTGATACTAATAATCATAATCATAAATTTAAAATGAAATAA